The Rhododendron vialii isolate Sample 1 chromosome 6a, ASM3025357v1 genome includes a window with the following:
- the LOC131329876 gene encoding myb family transcription factor IPN2 isoform X3 yields MFQSKKPASMNNNSNHNHERVVVPPMCVQGDSGLVLTTDPKPRLRWTVELHERFVDAVTQLGGPDKATPKTIMRVMGVKGLTLYHLKSHLQKFRLGKQPHKEFNDHSTAKDGERLALELQRNTASGSGIIGRSMNEMQMEVQRRLHEQLEVQRHLQLRIEAQGKYMQTILEKACQTLAGENMAAASATPGGGSSNNYNNKQGGGGVHLLPGDVKDFGSPLVNFPSIQDLNIYGGSDHDHDDQHHHHVQHNMDKSPLDDHGFHMMPNTSTHHHESTMNCPPPPAPGKNKRPNPYGSTGTSSTSTSITAAGKSPLMWSDDFRLQELATGGGSSSTLGSQDLHDHDPFKAADHHHHMIQESSNFSPAEMFETKPVLSGDIHHHHEKKFDATSSSRLERPSPRRAPVSSDHHHLPHRTINPPPHLITTTTTTTGSTAAMAQGRNSPFC; encoded by the exons atgttccAATCCAAGAAGCCCGCGAGTATGAATAATAATAGTAATCATAATCATGAAAGAGTAGTAGTACCTCCTATGTGCGTTCAAGGAGACTCCGGACTTGTACTCACCACAGACCCAAAACCACGCCTCCGCTGGACCGTTGAGCTTCATGAGCGCTTTGTCGATGCTGTTACTCAGCTCGGTGGACCAGATA AGGCGACCCCAAAGACTATCATGAGAGTTATGGGTGTCAAGGGTCTCACTCTTTACCATCTCAAGAGCCACCTTCAG AAATTTAGGCTGGGAAAGCAACCTCACAAGGAATTCAATGATCACTCTACCGCCAAAGATGGTGAGAGACTAG CTCTAGAACTCCAAAGAAATACAGCATCTGGCTCTGGGATTATCGGCCGTAGCATGAACGA GATGCAAATGGAGGTGCAGAGAAGGCTGCATGAACAATTAGAG GTGCAGAGACACCTTCAATTGCGGATAGAGGCTCAAGGGAAGTACATGCAAACTATACTGGAGAAAGCCTGTCAAACACTTGCGGGAGAAAACATGGCCGCCGCTTCAGCAACACCTGGAGGAGGAAGCAGCAACAACTACAATAATAaacaaggaggaggaggagtacaTCTACTTCCAGGGGACGTGAAGGATTTTGGTTCTCCACTTGTCAACTTCCCTTCAATTCAAGACCTAAACATATATGGAGGAAGTGATCACGATCATGATGATCAGCATCATCATCATGTTCAACACAACATGGACAAATCTCCGCTTGATGATCATGGATTTCACATGATGCCAAATACTAGTACTCATCATCATGAAAGTACCATGAATTGTCCTCCTCCTCCGGCTCCAGGAAAGAACAAGAGGCCAAATCCATATGGTAGTACTGGTACTTCTAGTACCAGTACAAGTATTACTGCTGCAGGCAAAAGCCCCTTAATGTGGTCAGATGATTTCCGTTTGCAAGAATTGGCAACAGGTGGTGGATCTTCTAGTACTCTCGGCTCTCAAGATCTACATGATCACGATCCTTTCAAAGCTgctgatcatcatcatcatatgATTCAAGAGTCCTCTAATTTCTCACCAGCTGAAATGTTTGAAACAAAGCCAGTCCTCTCTGGAGATATTCATCATCATCATGAAAAGAAGTTTGACGCAACATCTTCTTCAAGGCTTGAAAGGCCCTCTCCACGAAGAGCACCAGTTTCGTctgatcatcatcatcttcctcatAGGACAATTAACCCCCCTCCTCATCtcattactactactactactactaccgGTTCTACTGCTGCCATGGCACAAGGAAGAAATTCTCCGTTTTGTTGA
- the LOC131329876 gene encoding myb family transcription factor IPN2 isoform X2, with protein MFQSKKPASMNNNSNHNHERVVVPPMCVQGDSGLVLTTDPKPRLRWTVELHERFVDAVTQLGGPDKATPKTIMRVMGVKGLTLYHLKSHLQKFRLGKQPHKEFNDHSTAKDALELQRNTASGSGIIGRSMNDNVHFMTDGIRMQMEVQRRLHEQLEVQRHLQLRIEAQGKYMQTILEKACQTLAGENMAAASATPGGGSSNNYNNKQGGGGVHLLPGDVKDFGSPLVNFPSIQDLNIYGGSDHDHDDQHHHHVQHNMDKSPLDDHGFHMMPNTSTHHHESTMNCPPPPAPGKNKRPNPYGSTGTSSTSTSITAAGKSPLMWSDDFRLQELATGGGSSSTLGSQDLHDHDPFKAADHHHHMIQESSNFSPAEMFETKPVLSGDIHHHHEKKFDATSSSRLERPSPRRAPVSSDHHHLPHRTINPPPHLITTTTTTTGSTAAMAQGRNSPFC; from the exons atgttccAATCCAAGAAGCCCGCGAGTATGAATAATAATAGTAATCATAATCATGAAAGAGTAGTAGTACCTCCTATGTGCGTTCAAGGAGACTCCGGACTTGTACTCACCACAGACCCAAAACCACGCCTCCGCTGGACCGTTGAGCTTCATGAGCGCTTTGTCGATGCTGTTACTCAGCTCGGTGGACCAGATA AGGCGACCCCAAAGACTATCATGAGAGTTATGGGTGTCAAGGGTCTCACTCTTTACCATCTCAAGAGCCACCTTCAG AAATTTAGGCTGGGAAAGCAACCTCACAAGGAATTCAATGATCACTCTACCGCCAAAGATG CTCTAGAACTCCAAAGAAATACAGCATCTGGCTCTGGGATTATCGGCCGTAGCATGAACGA TAACGTTCACTTCATGACTGATGGAATTAGGATGCAAATGGAGGTGCAGAGAAGGCTGCATGAACAATTAGAG GTGCAGAGACACCTTCAATTGCGGATAGAGGCTCAAGGGAAGTACATGCAAACTATACTGGAGAAAGCCTGTCAAACACTTGCGGGAGAAAACATGGCCGCCGCTTCAGCAACACCTGGAGGAGGAAGCAGCAACAACTACAATAATAaacaaggaggaggaggagtacaTCTACTTCCAGGGGACGTGAAGGATTTTGGTTCTCCACTTGTCAACTTCCCTTCAATTCAAGACCTAAACATATATGGAGGAAGTGATCACGATCATGATGATCAGCATCATCATCATGTTCAACACAACATGGACAAATCTCCGCTTGATGATCATGGATTTCACATGATGCCAAATACTAGTACTCATCATCATGAAAGTACCATGAATTGTCCTCCTCCTCCGGCTCCAGGAAAGAACAAGAGGCCAAATCCATATGGTAGTACTGGTACTTCTAGTACCAGTACAAGTATTACTGCTGCAGGCAAAAGCCCCTTAATGTGGTCAGATGATTTCCGTTTGCAAGAATTGGCAACAGGTGGTGGATCTTCTAGTACTCTCGGCTCTCAAGATCTACATGATCACGATCCTTTCAAAGCTgctgatcatcatcatcatatgATTCAAGAGTCCTCTAATTTCTCACCAGCTGAAATGTTTGAAACAAAGCCAGTCCTCTCTGGAGATATTCATCATCATCATGAAAAGAAGTTTGACGCAACATCTTCTTCAAGGCTTGAAAGGCCCTCTCCACGAAGAGCACCAGTTTCGTctgatcatcatcatcttcctcatAGGACAATTAACCCCCCTCCTCATCtcattactactactactactactaccgGTTCTACTGCTGCCATGGCACAAGGAAGAAATTCTCCGTTTTGTTGA
- the LOC131329876 gene encoding myb family transcription factor IPN2 isoform X1, which produces MFQSKKPASMNNNSNHNHERVVVPPMCVQGDSGLVLTTDPKPRLRWTVELHERFVDAVTQLGGPDKATPKTIMRVMGVKGLTLYHLKSHLQKFRLGKQPHKEFNDHSTAKDGERLALELQRNTASGSGIIGRSMNDNVHFMTDGIRMQMEVQRRLHEQLEVQRHLQLRIEAQGKYMQTILEKACQTLAGENMAAASATPGGGSSNNYNNKQGGGGVHLLPGDVKDFGSPLVNFPSIQDLNIYGGSDHDHDDQHHHHVQHNMDKSPLDDHGFHMMPNTSTHHHESTMNCPPPPAPGKNKRPNPYGSTGTSSTSTSITAAGKSPLMWSDDFRLQELATGGGSSSTLGSQDLHDHDPFKAADHHHHMIQESSNFSPAEMFETKPVLSGDIHHHHEKKFDATSSSRLERPSPRRAPVSSDHHHLPHRTINPPPHLITTTTTTTGSTAAMAQGRNSPFC; this is translated from the exons atgttccAATCCAAGAAGCCCGCGAGTATGAATAATAATAGTAATCATAATCATGAAAGAGTAGTAGTACCTCCTATGTGCGTTCAAGGAGACTCCGGACTTGTACTCACCACAGACCCAAAACCACGCCTCCGCTGGACCGTTGAGCTTCATGAGCGCTTTGTCGATGCTGTTACTCAGCTCGGTGGACCAGATA AGGCGACCCCAAAGACTATCATGAGAGTTATGGGTGTCAAGGGTCTCACTCTTTACCATCTCAAGAGCCACCTTCAG AAATTTAGGCTGGGAAAGCAACCTCACAAGGAATTCAATGATCACTCTACCGCCAAAGATGGTGAGAGACTAG CTCTAGAACTCCAAAGAAATACAGCATCTGGCTCTGGGATTATCGGCCGTAGCATGAACGA TAACGTTCACTTCATGACTGATGGAATTAGGATGCAAATGGAGGTGCAGAGAAGGCTGCATGAACAATTAGAG GTGCAGAGACACCTTCAATTGCGGATAGAGGCTCAAGGGAAGTACATGCAAACTATACTGGAGAAAGCCTGTCAAACACTTGCGGGAGAAAACATGGCCGCCGCTTCAGCAACACCTGGAGGAGGAAGCAGCAACAACTACAATAATAaacaaggaggaggaggagtacaTCTACTTCCAGGGGACGTGAAGGATTTTGGTTCTCCACTTGTCAACTTCCCTTCAATTCAAGACCTAAACATATATGGAGGAAGTGATCACGATCATGATGATCAGCATCATCATCATGTTCAACACAACATGGACAAATCTCCGCTTGATGATCATGGATTTCACATGATGCCAAATACTAGTACTCATCATCATGAAAGTACCATGAATTGTCCTCCTCCTCCGGCTCCAGGAAAGAACAAGAGGCCAAATCCATATGGTAGTACTGGTACTTCTAGTACCAGTACAAGTATTACTGCTGCAGGCAAAAGCCCCTTAATGTGGTCAGATGATTTCCGTTTGCAAGAATTGGCAACAGGTGGTGGATCTTCTAGTACTCTCGGCTCTCAAGATCTACATGATCACGATCCTTTCAAAGCTgctgatcatcatcatcatatgATTCAAGAGTCCTCTAATTTCTCACCAGCTGAAATGTTTGAAACAAAGCCAGTCCTCTCTGGAGATATTCATCATCATCATGAAAAGAAGTTTGACGCAACATCTTCTTCAAGGCTTGAAAGGCCCTCTCCACGAAGAGCACCAGTTTCGTctgatcatcatcatcttcctcatAGGACAATTAACCCCCCTCCTCATCtcattactactactactactactaccgGTTCTACTGCTGCCATGGCACAAGGAAGAAATTCTCCGTTTTGTTGA
- the LOC131329876 gene encoding myb family transcription factor IPN2 isoform X4: MFQSKKPASMNNNSNHNHERVVVPPMCVQGDSGLVLTTDPKPRLRWTVELHERFVDAVTQLGGPDKATPKTIMRVMGVKGLTLYHLKSHLQKFRLGKQPHKEFNDHSTAKDALELQRNTASGSGIIGRSMNEMQMEVQRRLHEQLEVQRHLQLRIEAQGKYMQTILEKACQTLAGENMAAASATPGGGSSNNYNNKQGGGGVHLLPGDVKDFGSPLVNFPSIQDLNIYGGSDHDHDDQHHHHVQHNMDKSPLDDHGFHMMPNTSTHHHESTMNCPPPPAPGKNKRPNPYGSTGTSSTSTSITAAGKSPLMWSDDFRLQELATGGGSSSTLGSQDLHDHDPFKAADHHHHMIQESSNFSPAEMFETKPVLSGDIHHHHEKKFDATSSSRLERPSPRRAPVSSDHHHLPHRTINPPPHLITTTTTTTGSTAAMAQGRNSPFC; this comes from the exons atgttccAATCCAAGAAGCCCGCGAGTATGAATAATAATAGTAATCATAATCATGAAAGAGTAGTAGTACCTCCTATGTGCGTTCAAGGAGACTCCGGACTTGTACTCACCACAGACCCAAAACCACGCCTCCGCTGGACCGTTGAGCTTCATGAGCGCTTTGTCGATGCTGTTACTCAGCTCGGTGGACCAGATA AGGCGACCCCAAAGACTATCATGAGAGTTATGGGTGTCAAGGGTCTCACTCTTTACCATCTCAAGAGCCACCTTCAG AAATTTAGGCTGGGAAAGCAACCTCACAAGGAATTCAATGATCACTCTACCGCCAAAGATG CTCTAGAACTCCAAAGAAATACAGCATCTGGCTCTGGGATTATCGGCCGTAGCATGAACGA GATGCAAATGGAGGTGCAGAGAAGGCTGCATGAACAATTAGAG GTGCAGAGACACCTTCAATTGCGGATAGAGGCTCAAGGGAAGTACATGCAAACTATACTGGAGAAAGCCTGTCAAACACTTGCGGGAGAAAACATGGCCGCCGCTTCAGCAACACCTGGAGGAGGAAGCAGCAACAACTACAATAATAaacaaggaggaggaggagtacaTCTACTTCCAGGGGACGTGAAGGATTTTGGTTCTCCACTTGTCAACTTCCCTTCAATTCAAGACCTAAACATATATGGAGGAAGTGATCACGATCATGATGATCAGCATCATCATCATGTTCAACACAACATGGACAAATCTCCGCTTGATGATCATGGATTTCACATGATGCCAAATACTAGTACTCATCATCATGAAAGTACCATGAATTGTCCTCCTCCTCCGGCTCCAGGAAAGAACAAGAGGCCAAATCCATATGGTAGTACTGGTACTTCTAGTACCAGTACAAGTATTACTGCTGCAGGCAAAAGCCCCTTAATGTGGTCAGATGATTTCCGTTTGCAAGAATTGGCAACAGGTGGTGGATCTTCTAGTACTCTCGGCTCTCAAGATCTACATGATCACGATCCTTTCAAAGCTgctgatcatcatcatcatatgATTCAAGAGTCCTCTAATTTCTCACCAGCTGAAATGTTTGAAACAAAGCCAGTCCTCTCTGGAGATATTCATCATCATCATGAAAAGAAGTTTGACGCAACATCTTCTTCAAGGCTTGAAAGGCCCTCTCCACGAAGAGCACCAGTTTCGTctgatcatcatcatcttcctcatAGGACAATTAACCCCCCTCCTCATCtcattactactactactactactaccgGTTCTACTGCTGCCATGGCACAAGGAAGAAATTCTCCGTTTTGTTGA
- the LOC131329284 gene encoding uncharacterized protein LOC131329284: MGSRGGGGGGRRRAENGGYWWVQPLKPLMEGPDLELIMQDEFISNKEETLMITTTTTSSSSSSNNNNASSSSSWEVLREWFRVHKNNNNNNVRPPNGNGNGFSIMSALMYYGGGGGGIPHIRAKRQDLRLLLGVLGCPLAPIPLKSITTNFPILHRPQIIKDIPIETSTAHYIIEQYLAATGCIKQQQRSSSGGESMMMIKNMYTTGTVKMICCETEISSSSLLSSSSSSSSSPSSSSSTSSGKAGGGRVKSIGTRSRGENGCFVLWQMSPGMWSLELVLGNGTVGGREKVIAGSNGKIVWRHTPWLGTHAAKGPHRPLRRIIQGLDPKSTANLFGEAQCLGEKRIGEEDCFVLRVAADRTAVMERNEGPAEVIRHVLYGYFSQKTGLLIYLEDSHLTRVQPITPPDEAANFNKNSKSNTSSSHNKETRTVYWETTIGSTIGDYREVDGVLIAHGGRTIATIFRFGEQSSSATATPSASTEQYYHYSRTRMEEIWRIDDVVFNVPGLSLDSFIPPSDIVLV, encoded by the exons ATGGGGTcgagaggtggaggaggaggaggtcgAAGGAGGGCGGAGAACGGGGGATATTGGTGGGTGCAACCTCTGAAGCCTCTGATGGAAGGGCCGGATCTTGAATTAATAATGCAAGATGAATTTATAAGCAACAAGGAGGAGACATTAatgatcaccaccaccaccacttcttcttcttcttcttccaataACAATAATGCTTCATCATCGTCGTCATGGGAAGTGTTAAGGGAATGGTTTCGAGTGCacaagaacaacaacaacaacaacgtcCGCCCCCCAAATGGCAATGGCAATGGCTTCTCAATAATGTCAGCATTAATGTACtacggtggtggcggcggtggtatCCCCCACATTCGGGCCAAAAGGCAGGATTTGAGGCTTCTGCTTGGGGTATTGGGCTGTCCTCTCGCTCCCATTCCTCTCAAGTCTATCACCACCAATTTCCCAATTCTTCACCGTCCACAAATTATTAAGGACATTCCCATT GAGACTTCTACCGCGCATTATATAATAGAACAATACTTGGCGGCGACGGGATGTATAAAGCAGCAGCAGCGTAGTAGTAGTGGTGGTGAGAGTATGATGATGATAAAGAATATGTACACGACAGGGACTGTGAAGATGATATGTTGCGAGACAGAAATATCATCGTCGTCGTTGttgtcatcatcatcatcatcatcatcatctccgTCTTCTTCTAGTTCTACTAGTAGTGGGAAGGCGGGAGGAGGAAGAGTGAAGAGTATTGGGACCAGATCAAGAGGGGAGAATGGATGCTTTGTGCTGTGGCAGATGAGTCCAGGGATGTGGTCACTGGAGCTGGTTTTAGGAAATGGTACCGTTGGTGGTAGAGAAAAAGTCATCGCCGGAAGCAACGGCAAGATCGTTTGGAGGCATACCCCTTGGCTCGGCACTCATGCTGCAAAAGGTCCGCATCGTCCTTTACGCCGTATTATCCAG GGACTAGATCCGAAGAGCACAGCAAATCTATTTGGGGAAGCACAATGCTTGGGGGAGAAAAGAATAGGAGAGGAAGATTGCTTTGTCCTAAGAGTGGCAGCTGATCGGACGGCTGTGATGGAGAGGAACGAGGGCCCTGCGGAAGTGATTAGGCACGTTCTCTATGGCTACTTCTCCCAAAAGACTGGGCTTCTAATATATCTGGAGGACTCTCACCTCACTAGAGTCCAACCAATTACACCACCAGATGAAGCAGCAAACTTTAACAAGAATAGCAAAAGCAATACTAGTAGTAGTCATAATAAGGAGACGAGGACGGTGTATTGGGAGACGACGATCGGGAGTACCATTGGAGACTACAGAGAGGTGGATGGAGTGTTGATAGCTCACGGGGGTAGGACAATTGCTACCATTTTCCGCTTTGGGGAGCAATCCTCCTCTGCCACTGCCACTCCCTCTGCCTCAACGGAACAGTACTACCACTATAGTAGGACTCGAATGGAAGAGATTTGGAGAATAGACGATGTGGTCTTCAACGTCCCTGGTCTCTCCCTCGATTCCTTCATCCCTCCTTCCGATATTGTACTAGTATGA